In one Sulfuricella sp. genomic region, the following are encoded:
- the mnmG gene encoding tRNA uridine-5-carboxymethylaminomethyl(34) synthesis enzyme MnmG, with the protein MIFPTQFDVIVVGGGHAGTEAALAAARMGRKTLLLSHNIETLGQMSCNPAIGGIGKGHLVKEVDALGGAMAAATDEGGIQFRILNSSKGPAVRATRAQADRLLYKQSIRGRLENQPNLWLFQQAVDDFTLAGDQITGVVTQLGLRFEARAVVLTAGTFLAGLVHVGQSSYQAGRAGDPPSISLAHRLRELKLPVGRLKTGTPPRIDGRSLDYSVMTEQPGDDPAPLFSFLGSASRHPQQVSCWISYTNERTHDIIRNGLDRSPLYTGVIEGVGPRYCPSIEDKITRFADKDAHQIFVEPEGLSTHEIYPNGISTSLPFDVQYALVRSMRGFENAHITRPGYAIEYDYFDPRGLKSSLETKAIKGLFFAGQINGTTGYEEAAAQGLLAGINAGLFAAEKEAWSPGRDQAYLGVMVDDLITRGVSEPYRMFTSRAEYRLLLREDNADLRLTEIGRELGVVDDERWRSFTAKREAVAQEKERLKSTWVNPRVVDIASAERVLGQAMEREYSLLDLLRRPQVTYQSLLTLPGSGEGVSDPEVAAQVEIQAKYQGYIERQQEEIERHHHYEALRLLPDMDYNKVHGLSIEVKQKLAQYKPETLGQAARISGVTPAAISLLLVYLKRSQGRPGSKNT; encoded by the coding sequence ATGATTTTTCCCACGCAATTTGATGTAATTGTTGTTGGTGGCGGCCATGCCGGCACTGAGGCCGCGCTCGCCGCGGCGCGTATGGGACGCAAAACCCTGCTGCTTAGCCATAATATCGAAACACTTGGGCAAATGTCATGTAATCCGGCTATCGGCGGGATCGGCAAGGGTCATCTGGTGAAGGAAGTCGATGCTCTGGGCGGCGCCATGGCGGCGGCCACTGACGAGGGCGGAATCCAGTTTCGCATCTTGAATTCAAGCAAGGGGCCAGCGGTGCGGGCAACGCGTGCTCAGGCCGATCGTTTGTTGTACAAGCAGTCCATCAGGGGACGCCTGGAAAACCAGCCCAACCTGTGGCTGTTCCAGCAGGCGGTTGATGATTTTACGCTTGCCGGCGATCAGATTACCGGGGTGGTTACGCAGCTTGGCTTGCGCTTCGAGGCTCGTGCTGTGGTGCTAACGGCAGGCACCTTTCTCGCCGGGCTGGTGCATGTTGGCCAGTCCAGCTATCAAGCTGGACGCGCAGGCGATCCGCCCTCTATCAGCCTCGCACATCGCCTGCGTGAATTGAAATTACCGGTTGGACGGCTTAAAACAGGTACCCCGCCACGTATCGATGGACGGTCCCTGGATTACTCGGTGATGACGGAGCAGCCGGGGGATGATCCGGCCCCCTTGTTTTCATTCCTTGGGTCGGCAAGCCGGCATCCGCAGCAGGTTTCGTGCTGGATCAGTTACACCAACGAACGCACGCACGACATCATTCGCAATGGCCTCGACCGCTCGCCGCTATATACAGGTGTAATCGAAGGCGTGGGGCCGCGCTATTGCCCATCCATTGAGGACAAGATCACGCGTTTTGCCGACAAGGACGCACACCAGATTTTTGTCGAGCCGGAAGGCCTTTCCACGCATGAAATCTATCCCAACGGTATATCCACAAGCCTGCCATTTGATGTGCAATATGCGCTGGTGCGTTCGATGCGTGGCTTCGAGAATGCTCACATTACCCGGCCTGGATATGCGATCGAGTACGATTATTTCGATCCACGCGGCCTTAAAAGCTCACTCGAAACCAAGGCTATCAAGGGATTGTTTTTTGCCGGACAGATAAACGGGACCACCGGGTACGAGGAAGCGGCCGCGCAGGGCCTGCTGGCGGGCATCAATGCCGGCCTGTTCGCTGCAGAAAAGGAGGCATGGAGCCCTGGCCGCGATCAGGCCTATCTTGGCGTGATGGTCGATGATCTGATTACGCGCGGGGTATCGGAGCCCTACCGCATGTTTACCAGCCGCGCGGAATACCGGTTGCTGCTCAGGGAAGACAACGCCGATTTGCGCCTGACTGAAATCGGGCGCGAACTCGGTGTGGTTGATGATGAGCGCTGGCGGAGCTTTACGGCCAAACGCGAAGCGGTTGCGCAGGAAAAGGAAAGGCTCAAGAGTACCTGGGTCAACCCACGTGTGGTCGATATCGCTAGCGCGGAACGCGTGCTCGGACAGGCGATGGAGCGTGAGTATTCGCTGCTGGATCTGTTGCGTCGCCCCCAGGTCACGTACCAATCCCTGTTAACCCTGCCTGGTTCGGGTGAGGGAGTCAGCGACCCAGAGGTGGCTGCGCAGGTAGAAATTCAGGCCAAATATCAAGGCTATATCGAACGCCAGCAGGAAGAAATCGAGCGGCACCATCATTACGAAGCGCTGCGTTTGTTGCCTGACATGGATTACAACAAGGTACACGGCCTTTCCATCGAGGTGAAGCAGAAGCTGGCGCAATACAAGCCGGAAACGCTGGGACAGGCGGCGCGTATTTCCGGCGTCACGCCGGCAGCCATTTCTCTCCTGCTTGTCTACCTCAAGCGCTCGCAAGGCCGGCCGGGGAGTAAAAATACATGA
- the dnaN gene encoding DNA polymerase III subunit beta translates to MLLMKINKEEFLRPLQSVAGIVERRHTLPILSNVLIQIGNQDIAFIATDLEIQITAMLENKHENNDSAITVSAKKLQDIVRALPENSEISFTSKESRLQLRAGKSQFNLQTLPAEDFPHLALSDEFVSEISISQSMLKQLLNQVQYAMAQQDIRYYLNGLLMVLEPGFVKVVATDGHRLSLASMSLETVSQTAEAILPRKTVTELIKLLGDTEGEVKISLGKNLVTFTFGNINLVSKIIEGKFPDYNKVIPSHYTNHVVLDRLTLLHAMQRASILSNEKFRGVRMVLTQNSMRVICNNTEQEEAEEELEIDYVNEPLDIGFNVTYLLDVLNNINTTEVDCSFGDANSSCLITIPGDDRFKYVVMPMRI, encoded by the coding sequence ATGTTATTAATGAAAATCAACAAGGAAGAGTTTCTCAGGCCATTGCAGTCCGTAGCGGGCATCGTTGAACGACGTCATACGCTTCCAATATTGTCTAATGTACTGATTCAAATTGGAAATCAGGATATTGCCTTTATCGCTACTGATCTGGAAATTCAAATTACTGCGATGCTCGAAAATAAGCACGAGAATAACGATTCTGCAATTACGGTTTCTGCAAAAAAATTACAGGATATCGTGAGGGCGCTTCCTGAAAATTCTGAAATATCGTTTACCAGCAAAGAAAGCCGGTTGCAATTAAGAGCGGGCAAAAGTCAGTTCAACCTGCAAACTTTACCTGCAGAAGATTTTCCTCACTTAGCCTTGTCGGACGAGTTTGTTTCAGAAATTTCAATATCCCAGTCCATGCTCAAGCAGTTGTTGAATCAGGTGCAATATGCCATGGCACAACAAGATATTCGTTATTACCTAAATGGCTTATTGATGGTATTGGAGCCCGGGTTTGTAAAAGTGGTTGCTACGGACGGGCACAGATTGAGTCTTGCCAGCATGAGTTTGGAAACAGTAAGCCAGACAGCAGAAGCGATTCTTCCGCGCAAGACTGTTACTGAGCTGATCAAATTGCTCGGTGATACGGAAGGTGAAGTAAAAATTAGTCTCGGAAAAAACCTGGTTACTTTCACATTCGGAAATATCAATCTGGTGTCGAAAATAATCGAAGGGAAATTTCCAGACTACAACAAGGTAATCCCTTCACATTATACAAATCATGTTGTACTGGATCGGTTGACGCTGCTTCATGCCATGCAGCGAGCATCTATTCTGTCCAACGAAAAGTTTCGTGGCGTGCGCATGGTGCTAACACAGAATAGTATGCGGGTGATTTGTAATAATACAGAGCAAGAAGAAGCAGAAGAAGAACTGGAAATCGACTATGTCAACGAGCCGTTGGATATTGGGTTTAACGTTACCTATTTGCTGGACGTGCTGAACAATATAAATACCACGGAAGTTGACTGTTCTTTTGGGGATGCAAACAGTAGTTGTCTGATTACGATTCCTGGTGATGACAGGTTCAAATATGTCGTCATGCCGATGCGTATTTAA
- the yidC gene encoding membrane protein insertase YidC: protein MDTQRLIMFVVFSFSVLMLWDAWQKEQNPQPAQTVPATVTASQNSVPVVGAGTPDSLQAATPEMPQILPRGERIKIRTDALYVEIDTIGGDIRRLDLRKHKGDEDKSKDLVLFSDQKSSTYIAQSGLIGNILPSHKTLFSAQGTEFTLASGAQDLQVRLTAPASAGVQVDKIFTFHRDSYVVDVEYQIRNGGESAISPHAYYQLVRDDSASKGDSMFISTYAGPAIYTDQQKFQKISFSDIEKGKTTHQKQSNDGWVAMLQHYFVSAWLPSNGLAREFYTKAMGGNLYAAGVILPIGSIAPGASGKISVPLYAGPQEQENLSKLAPGLDLAVDYGWLTIIAAPLFWVLSKIHGMVNNWGIAIILLTVLIKLAFYPLAAKSYRSMAHMRVLGPKLQKLKELYGDDRQRMHQAMMDLYKTEKVNPLGGCLPVLVQIPVFIALYWVLLASVEIRHAPFGLWIQDLSAADPYYVLPIIMGITMIIQTRLNPTPPDPIQAKVMMVMPFAFSIFFFFFPAGLVLYWVVNNVLSIAQQWQITRSMEQMHAAKGHGKN from the coding sequence ATGGATACTCAAAGACTCATAATGTTTGTCGTGTTTTCCTTCTCGGTCCTGATGTTATGGGATGCCTGGCAGAAGGAACAAAACCCGCAGCCAGCCCAGACGGTACCTGCAACAGTTACCGCATCTCAGAACAGCGTCCCGGTAGTGGGTGCTGGCACACCAGATTCGCTTCAAGCGGCAACGCCAGAAATGCCACAGATTTTGCCGCGCGGTGAGCGTATCAAGATCCGCACGGACGCGCTGTATGTTGAAATAGATACGATCGGCGGGGATATTCGCCGCCTTGATTTGCGCAAACACAAGGGAGACGAGGACAAAAGCAAGGATTTGGTCCTTTTCAGCGACCAAAAATCAAGCACATATATTGCGCAATCGGGACTGATTGGCAATATTCTGCCGTCGCACAAGACCTTGTTTTCTGCACAGGGTACTGAATTTACTCTCGCATCCGGCGCTCAGGATTTGCAGGTCAGACTAACCGCACCCGCTTCCGCCGGGGTCCAGGTTGATAAAATATTTACTTTCCATCGTGATAGTTATGTAGTCGATGTGGAATATCAGATCAGAAACGGTGGTGAAAGTGCGATCAGCCCGCATGCCTATTACCAGCTAGTTCGGGATGATTCGGCCTCCAAGGGGGACTCGATGTTCATCAGCACGTATGCCGGCCCCGCAATTTATACTGATCAGCAAAAATTTCAGAAAATAAGTTTTTCGGATATTGAAAAAGGTAAAACAACTCATCAGAAGCAGAGTAACGATGGTTGGGTAGCCATGCTACAGCACTATTTCGTTTCGGCCTGGTTGCCCTCGAACGGCTTGGCTCGCGAGTTTTACACCAAAGCAATGGGTGGAAACCTTTATGCGGCAGGCGTCATTTTGCCCATTGGATCTATTGCTCCCGGCGCTAGTGGAAAGATATCCGTTCCACTCTATGCGGGCCCTCAGGAGCAGGAAAACCTGAGCAAACTGGCCCCGGGCCTGGATTTGGCGGTAGATTATGGCTGGCTGACTATCATTGCTGCACCCTTGTTCTGGGTGCTGTCCAAAATTCATGGCATGGTAAACAATTGGGGCATCGCCATTATTCTGCTTACTGTGTTGATCAAGTTGGCGTTTTATCCGCTGGCGGCAAAGAGCTATCGTTCCATGGCTCACATGCGGGTATTGGGCCCCAAGCTCCAGAAGCTAAAAGAGCTCTACGGCGACGACCGGCAGCGCATGCACCAGGCAATGATGGATCTATACAAGACCGAGAAGGTAAATCCTTTGGGGGGGTGTTTACCGGTGCTGGTACAAATCCCGGTCTTCATCGCCCTCTACTGGGTGCTGCTCGCCAGTGTAGAAATACGCCACGCTCCTTTTGGCTTGTGGATTCAGGATCTGTCTGCGGCAGACCCATATTACGTGTTGCCCATTATTATGGGTATCACCATGATTATCCAGACCAGGCTTAACCCAACGCCACCCGACCCGATTCAGGCCAAGGTGATGATGGTGATGCCATTCGCATTCAGCATCTTCTTTTTCTTCTTTCCCGCGGGCCTGGTTCTTTACTGGGTTGTAAATAACGTACTCTCGATTGCCCAGCAATGGCAAATCACCCGCAGCATGGAACAGATGCATGCCGCGAAAGGGCATGGCAAAAACTGA
- the mnmE gene encoding tRNA uridine-5-carboxymethylaminomethyl(34) synthesis GTPase MnmE, with product MAKTDTIAAVATAAGRGGIGIVRLSGDSLEAFAVALLGHLPRPRFALLGNFLDHDGSSIDQGIALYFPAPNSFTGEDVLELQGHGGNAVMQRVLKRCITLGARLAEPGEFTKRAFLNDKLDLAQAESVADLIDAASEEAAKSALRSLQGEFSHAVHEVVARLIALRMLVEACIDFPDEDIDFLQAADALGKLTSVQGQLQCLLAKARQGSLLREGAHVVLVGQPNVGKSSLLNQLAGDEVAIVTAVAGTTRDTVREEIEIQGVPFHIIDTAGLRETTCEVEQIGIARTWAAVGKATLALLLIDSREAITPQDEAILARLPRNLPVVQVFNKIDLLPRDAGIEQDAGVRRIYVSAKRGDGLDLLRQSLLQMAGWEQTGEGAFMARERHLRALELARACLEKAAENWRQLEFFAEELKLAQNALNSITGEFGADDLLGEIFSRFCIGK from the coding sequence ATGGCAAAAACTGATACCATCGCCGCTGTCGCGACTGCCGCCGGGCGTGGAGGTATCGGCATTGTCCGGCTATCCGGGGATAGTCTCGAGGCTTTTGCCGTGGCCTTGCTGGGGCACCTTCCCCGGCCGCGATTTGCTTTGCTGGGTAACTTTCTTGATCACGATGGGTCGAGCATCGATCAAGGCATAGCGTTATATTTTCCTGCGCCGAACTCGTTTACTGGCGAGGACGTGCTAGAACTGCAAGGCCACGGCGGAAACGCGGTGATGCAGCGCGTTCTGAAACGTTGTATCACGCTGGGCGCGCGCCTGGCCGAGCCAGGCGAATTCACCAAACGCGCATTCCTCAACGATAAACTCGATCTTGCTCAGGCTGAAAGTGTTGCCGATCTGATCGACGCCGCCAGCGAAGAGGCTGCAAAAAGCGCGTTGCGTTCACTTCAGGGGGAGTTTTCACATGCGGTGCATGAGGTTGTGGCTCGCCTGATTGCGTTGCGCATGCTGGTTGAGGCCTGCATTGACTTTCCCGATGAGGATATTGACTTCCTTCAGGCTGCGGATGCGCTTGGAAAGCTAACCAGTGTTCAGGGGCAACTACAGTGCCTGCTAGCCAAAGCCAGGCAGGGCAGCTTGCTGCGTGAAGGGGCGCACGTGGTGTTGGTGGGCCAGCCCAATGTTGGAAAATCCAGCCTGCTCAACCAGCTTGCTGGAGACGAGGTTGCTATTGTTACTGCCGTAGCGGGAACCACGCGTGACACTGTGCGTGAAGAAATTGAAATCCAGGGGGTCCCTTTTCATATCATCGACACCGCCGGTTTGAGAGAAACTACCTGTGAAGTTGAACAAATCGGCATCGCGCGAACCTGGGCCGCAGTGGGAAAAGCCACCCTGGCCCTGCTCTTGATCGATAGCCGGGAAGCTATTACGCCACAGGATGAAGCGATCCTTGCGCGTTTGCCGCGCAATCTGCCCGTGGTGCAAGTCTTCAACAAGATCGATCTGCTGCCGCGCGATGCCGGGATCGAGCAGGATGCCGGGGTACGCCGCATTTATGTTTCCGCCAAAAGAGGCGACGGACTGGATTTGCTTCGCCAAAGCCTGTTGCAAATGGCTGGCTGGGAACAGACCGGGGAGGGGGCCTTCATGGCGCGGGAGCGACATTTGCGAGCCCTGGAGCTGGCACGCGCCTGCCTGGAAAAAGCAGCGGAAAACTGGCGACAGCTCGAGTTTTTTGCCGAAGAACTCAAGCTGGCCCAGAACGCATTAAACAGCATTACCGGAGAATTCGGTGCGGATGATTTGCTGGGGGAAATCTTCAGTCGTTTCTGTATTGGTAAGTAG
- the dnaA gene encoding chromosomal replication initiator protein DnaA: METFWQACLSRFEQELTPQQFNNWIKPLRFEGGTDALRIVAPNRFIMQWVRDKFLSRFEQIGQDHFSRPVQLILSVAENLEQKERKLPPANPIIAPVPVARQGRNEKNGLNPSFTFANFVTGKANQLARAAALQVADNPGTAYNPLFVYGGVGLGKTHLIQAIGNYVLEQNSNAKISYLHAERYVSDVVRAYQHKAFDDFKRYYHSLDLLLIDDIQFFSGKARTQEEFFYAFNALIESKKQVIITCDTYPKQISGMEDRLISRFGWGLTVAIEPPELEMRVAILIKKAEAENLELESDVAFFIAKQIRSNVRELEGALKKVIAYSRFTGHSINLDLAKEALKDLLAVQNRQISIENIQKTVADYYKIKVAEMYSKKRTRNVARPRQVAMSLAKELTHLSFPEIGDAFGGRDHTTVMHACRKIEELKVSEPSMTRDISVLLQVLRS; the protein is encoded by the coding sequence ATGGAAACTTTCTGGCAAGCTTGTTTGAGCCGTTTCGAACAAGAGCTTACCCCGCAACAATTCAATAATTGGATTAAACCCTTGCGTTTCGAAGGGGGTACAGACGCTTTGCGCATTGTGGCGCCCAATCGTTTTATCATGCAGTGGGTGCGTGACAAATTTCTCAGTCGTTTCGAGCAGATCGGGCAAGACCATTTTTCTCGCCCGGTTCAGTTGATTCTTTCCGTTGCCGAAAATTTGGAGCAGAAAGAAAGAAAGTTACCGCCAGCAAATCCAATCATCGCTCCCGTTCCGGTTGCCCGGCAAGGTAGAAACGAAAAAAACGGCCTGAACCCCTCTTTTACCTTCGCTAATTTTGTAACTGGCAAGGCCAACCAGTTGGCACGCGCAGCTGCACTACAAGTGGCCGACAATCCTGGTACTGCATATAATCCCCTGTTTGTTTATGGTGGCGTCGGTTTGGGTAAAACCCATCTCATTCAGGCTATTGGCAATTATGTCCTGGAACAAAACAGCAATGCCAAAATCAGCTATCTTCACGCTGAAAGGTACGTTTCGGATGTAGTAAGGGCATACCAACATAAGGCGTTTGATGATTTCAAACGCTATTACCACTCACTTGATCTTTTGTTGATCGACGATATTCAGTTTTTTAGTGGCAAAGCCCGTACACAGGAAGAATTTTTCTATGCTTTCAATGCCTTAATTGAAAGCAAGAAGCAAGTCATTATTACCTGTGATACTTACCCCAAACAAATATCCGGGATGGAAGATCGATTGATTTCTCGCTTTGGCTGGGGTCTGACGGTTGCTATTGAACCTCCAGAACTTGAAATGCGTGTCGCCATCCTGATAAAAAAGGCCGAGGCTGAAAATCTTGAACTGGAAAGCGATGTTGCTTTCTTCATTGCAAAACAAATCCGCTCCAATGTTCGTGAACTGGAAGGCGCATTAAAGAAAGTCATTGCTTATTCTCGTTTTACTGGGCACTCAATCAACCTGGATTTAGCCAAGGAAGCGCTAAAGGATTTACTGGCTGTACAGAACCGGCAGATATCTATTGAAAATATACAAAAGACTGTTGCCGATTACTACAAGATTAAAGTTGCAGAAATGTATTCAAAGAAACGTACCCGTAATGTAGCGCGTCCGCGACAAGTAGCCATGTCTCTAGCCAAGGAATTAACCCATTTGAGTTTTCCTGAAATTGGTGATGCGTTCGGTGGACGCGATCACACCACGGTTATGCACGCGTGCCGTAAAATCGAAGAATTGAAAGTCAGCGAACCTTCCATGACTCGCGACATCAGTGTTTTATTACAGGTATTAAGAAGTTGA
- the rpmH gene encoding 50S ribosomal protein L34 yields the protein MKRTYQPSVVKRKRTHGFRARMKTPAGRAIINSRRASGRVRLAV from the coding sequence ATGAAACGCACATATCAGCCTTCCGTGGTCAAGCGCAAGCGCACACACGGTTTTCGCGCCCGGATGAAAACACCCGCAGGCCGCGCTATCATTAACTCTCGTCGCGCCAGTGGCAGGGTACGTCTGGCCGTTTGA
- the rsmG gene encoding 16S rRNA (guanine(527)-N(7))-methyltransferase RsmG — MSLAGNLSDGLTRLGLALTDVQQRLLLDYIALLQKWNKVYNLTAVREPENMLYQHLLDSLAVLPHIGAGRLLDVGTGGGVPGIVLAIARPELDITLLDSNQKKTTFLRQACIELGLKNVKVECLRVDDYQPAPAFDMVISRAFSELGEFVRLSARLCRPGGILLAMKGVYPHDELAQLPTQFLRHEVVPLSVPGLDAQRHLVILKV, encoded by the coding sequence ATGAGTTTGGCGGGAAATCTTTCCGATGGGCTCACGCGGCTTGGGCTAGCGCTGACCGATGTGCAGCAGCGCCTGTTGCTGGATTACATTGCTTTATTACAGAAGTGGAACAAGGTCTACAACCTGACCGCCGTGCGCGAGCCGGAAAACATGCTTTATCAGCATCTGCTCGACAGCCTTGCGGTGCTGCCACATATCGGTGCGGGACGGCTGCTGGATGTTGGTACGGGCGGGGGGGTGCCCGGCATCGTGCTGGCAATCGCAAGACCGGAACTGGACATTACTTTGCTCGACAGCAATCAGAAAAAAACCACGTTTCTGCGTCAGGCCTGCATAGAGCTCGGGCTTAAAAATGTAAAGGTGGAGTGTCTGCGCGTGGATGACTATCAGCCAGCTCCTGCATTTGACATGGTAATTTCACGCGCCTTTTCCGAGCTTGGCGAGTTTGTCCGGCTATCGGCTCGCTTGTGTCGCCCAGGTGGAATATTACTGGCGATGAAGGGCGTCTATCCCCACGATGAGTTGGCTCAATTGCCAACCCAGTTTCTTCGGCATGAAGTTGTCCCGCTCAGTGTACCTGGGCTCGATGCGCAGCGGCATTTGGTAATCCTTAAGGTTTGA
- the yidD gene encoding membrane protein insertion efficiency factor YidD, with product MTRILLFLVKSYQYLISPMLGPSCRFTPTCSEYAVQALKKYGAIKGFWLSTKRVGRCHPWHDGGYDPLP from the coding sequence ATGACCCGAATCCTGCTGTTTCTGGTAAAAAGCTACCAGTACTTGATTAGCCCAATGCTTGGACCCTCGTGCCGATTTACTCCCACCTGTTCCGAGTATGCAGTTCAAGCACTGAAAAAATATGGTGCCATCAAGGGATTCTGGTTAAGCACGAAACGCGTTGGCCGATGTCACCCCTGGCATGATGGTGGCTATGATCCTTTACCTTAG
- the rnpA gene encoding ribonuclease P protein component, with amino-acid sequence MNQAQDEVVGFGFSKAKQLVKTDEISSVFSFNSRFSSEHFQVLAKPGIYEFARMAVIVSKKTARHATVRNYIKRVSREVFRLQQPRLDGLDMVIRIRKSFSPAEYAVIEQELKTQFDRVRQKFTLPEKQNTL; translated from the coding sequence TTGAATCAGGCCCAAGACGAAGTGGTAGGTTTTGGCTTTTCAAAGGCCAAGCAATTAGTAAAAACGGATGAAATATCATCCGTTTTTAGTTTCAACAGCCGTTTTTCCAGCGAGCATTTTCAGGTTCTGGCAAAACCCGGAATATATGAATTTGCCCGCATGGCTGTAATCGTCAGCAAAAAAACGGCCCGTCATGCAACTGTGAGAAACTATATCAAGCGCGTGTCGCGCGAAGTGTTTCGTTTGCAACAGCCCCGGCTTGACGGCCTGGATATGGTTATTCGCATACGCAAGAGCTTTTCTCCTGCCGAGTATGCCGTGATCGAGCAGGAACTGAAAACCCAATTCGATAGGGTACGTCAGAAATTTACCCTGCCAGAAAAGCAGAATACTTTATGA